A stretch of the Sphingomonas sp. CL5.1 genome encodes the following:
- a CDS encoding GMC family oxidoreductase, translating to MEGIVQDIRTTDFIVVGGGSSGAVVASRLSEEKRFEVALLEAGGWDSSPFIRIPAGSIKAIMNPEYNWFYQAEPDASRNDRADMWPAGKVLGGGSSINGMMYVRGNRGDYDQWAQLGCKGWSYDDVLPFFNKAETNENGGSRFRGDKGPLRVSNARLSTTLADAFIASGVRAGIPHNPDTNGAEQEGIGPCQATQNKGWRHSTARAYLAKAKRRSNLKVETHFMVSRVLIEKGRAIGVEGVQNGRTVRYLANKEVILCGGALSSPKILMLSGIGPAKHLGEHGIPVVVDSPGVGQNLQEHPGVLMSTHVGIDSLNVEVQSVARIVKHGLNFALFGRGPATACVASALAFIRTRDHLEWPNIQLSFSPIAYDFTPDGVHLYKRAAIGVAINICRPETRGQLLLRSTDPSERPIIQHELLGGDDEIKQLIEGCRIVRKIFRSKPFSEYDKGERLPGKQVETDADWIEYIRQSAFLMYHPTGTCAMGIGPTAVLDPELRVKGVTGLRVADASIMPTLVSANTNAPCIMIGERAADLIRRSH from the coding sequence ATGGAGGGCATTGTGCAAGATATTAGAACTACGGACTTTATCGTCGTTGGGGGCGGTTCGAGTGGCGCGGTGGTCGCATCTCGGCTAAGCGAAGAGAAGCGTTTTGAGGTCGCGTTGCTCGAAGCCGGCGGGTGGGACAGCTCGCCTTTCATTCGGATTCCGGCGGGCTCGATCAAAGCGATCATGAATCCTGAGTACAACTGGTTCTATCAAGCGGAACCGGATGCCTCACGAAACGATCGAGCAGACATGTGGCCGGCCGGCAAAGTCCTCGGCGGCGGCTCGTCGATCAACGGGATGATGTATGTTCGCGGCAATCGCGGCGATTATGATCAATGGGCTCAGCTCGGCTGCAAGGGCTGGTCCTATGACGACGTGCTTCCGTTCTTTAACAAGGCCGAGACGAACGAAAACGGCGGCTCGCGCTTTCGCGGCGACAAGGGCCCTCTGCGCGTATCGAATGCCCGCCTATCGACCACGTTGGCCGACGCATTCATCGCTTCTGGCGTACGTGCGGGGATTCCGCACAATCCGGATACCAACGGTGCCGAGCAAGAGGGTATCGGCCCCTGCCAAGCCACCCAGAACAAGGGTTGGCGACATTCAACGGCACGCGCCTATCTGGCCAAGGCGAAGCGCCGATCCAATCTGAAGGTCGAGACGCATTTCATGGTCAGTCGGGTACTGATCGAGAAAGGCCGCGCGATCGGCGTCGAAGGCGTTCAGAACGGGCGCACGGTTCGCTACTTGGCAAACAAGGAGGTCATTCTTTGCGGCGGCGCGTTGTCGTCGCCGAAAATATTGATGCTCTCGGGCATTGGCCCGGCAAAGCATCTTGGCGAGCATGGCATCCCTGTTGTCGTCGATTCCCCGGGAGTGGGGCAAAATCTGCAGGAACATCCCGGAGTGTTGATGTCGACCCATGTCGGCATCGATAGCCTCAATGTCGAAGTGCAAAGCGTCGCCAGGATAGTCAAGCATGGCTTGAACTTCGCTTTGTTTGGGCGAGGGCCAGCCACGGCATGCGTTGCCTCCGCTCTCGCGTTCATTCGCACGCGAGACCATCTCGAGTGGCCCAACATCCAACTGTCGTTCTCGCCGATCGCGTACGACTTCACGCCGGACGGCGTACACCTGTACAAGCGTGCGGCAATTGGCGTTGCCATCAACATCTGCCGGCCCGAGACGCGCGGTCAGTTGCTGCTCCGCTCCACCGATCCAAGTGAGCGGCCGATTATCCAACATGAGCTGCTCGGCGGAGATGATGAGATCAAGCAGCTCATCGAAGGATGCCGGATCGTGCGCAAGATTTTCCGTTCCAAGCCATTCAGTGAATATGACAAAGGTGAACGCTTACCCGGAAAGCAGGTCGAAACCGACGCTGATTGGATCGAGTATATCCGTCAGAGCGCCTTCCTGATGTACCACCCGACTGGCACTTGCGCGATGGGAATTGGGCCGACAGCGGTTCTCGATCCGGAGTTGCGCGTCAAGGGCGTCACCGGTCTTCGCGTTGCGGATGCCTCGATCATGCCGACGCTGGTTAGCGCGAATACAAATGCACCGTGCATCATGATTGGCGAACGGGCGGCCGATCTGATCCGAAGAAGCCACTGA
- a CDS encoding helix-turn-helix transcriptional regulator: MTAMLAERMLNLVPRDYEIVEREDVGLTALIATRPQRMDAEGFRNVLIFPGGVTVSWASLHRLRDVQESEESDGALRIHIRMAGRSIITSASARSFEIEPRSCTVPISPAGVVRTQSFFSGDEERSVTVSCDKNYLIEYLGLDPSLYSGALSDYLNDVNGICGIISTDLSFELREAAAAFFEAAGAPFARCLLLQSRANDIIRIFFEQIVRRDARGSQPRSRDRLAVARVMKILEDRYQQPPPANEIARQAGMSLSKLSKLFKAVEGKTMMEYLLMVRMRRALDLMREGDLSITQISYEVGYEYPANFSTAFRRFFGTSPREALSQV; this comes from the coding sequence ATGACAGCCATGCTCGCAGAACGAATGCTGAATCTGGTCCCACGCGACTACGAGATCGTCGAGCGCGAAGATGTCGGTTTGACCGCTCTGATCGCGACACGGCCGCAAAGGATGGACGCGGAGGGGTTCCGGAACGTCCTGATATTCCCAGGTGGTGTAACGGTAAGCTGGGCTTCGCTCCATCGTCTCCGAGATGTGCAAGAAAGTGAGGAGAGCGATGGCGCCCTCCGGATCCACATACGCATGGCAGGGCGTTCCATCATCACTTCTGCATCAGCTCGATCATTCGAAATCGAACCAAGAAGCTGCACCGTACCAATCAGCCCTGCGGGAGTGGTGCGTACTCAAAGCTTTTTTTCGGGGGACGAAGAGCGATCTGTAACGGTTTCGTGCGACAAAAACTACTTGATAGAGTATCTCGGCTTGGACCCGAGCCTATACTCCGGGGCGCTCAGTGACTACCTGAACGACGTGAACGGGATATGCGGGATCATATCTACCGATTTGTCGTTCGAGCTTCGAGAAGCGGCCGCCGCTTTCTTCGAGGCTGCTGGTGCACCGTTCGCTCGCTGTCTCCTTCTGCAATCCAGAGCCAATGACATCATTCGCATCTTCTTCGAGCAGATTGTTCGGCGAGATGCTCGCGGTTCGCAGCCGCGGTCAAGAGACAGACTCGCTGTCGCTCGCGTCATGAAAATCCTTGAGGACAGGTATCAACAGCCGCCGCCTGCAAACGAAATTGCTCGCCAAGCCGGCATGAGCTTGTCGAAGCTTAGCAAGCTGTTCAAGGCAGTCGAGGGTAAGACGATGATGGAATATCTCCTCATGGTAAGGATGCGGCGGGCTTTGGACCTGATGCGTGAGGGCGATCTGTCGATAACGCAGATTTCTTACGAAGTCGGATACGAGTACCCGGCCAATTTTTCGACGGCTTTCCGACGGTTTTTCGGCACATCGCCTCGTGAAGCACTGTCCCAAGTCTGA
- a CDS encoding aldehyde dehydrogenase family protein: MADVINPATATVVAKAPVADAAIVEAAVSAAHAAFASWSIVPQAERGQLVAQLASGIEAQSAKFARLLVEEQGKPLGLAEMEVGQTVYILRAFASMETTEEVLRDNEGERIVEHRTPLGVVAMITPWNFPLLLLATKLAPGLTAGNCVVVKPAPSTPLTTLLLGELCADIFPAGVVNIINGPSQIGALLTEHPLIAKIAFTGSTSTGRHVMASAASTIKRLTLELGGNDAAIVMNDIDPEEVAERIFAGAMVNSGQVCVAIKRVYVHENVYDAVCERLAALAEAAVVGDGFSQGVQFGPLQNEAQFARAKEFLREAARDGTIIAGGDPIDRPGYFIPPTIVRDIDDSARLVTEEQFAPILPILKYVDLDDVIARANFGTFGLAASVWGKDLDAAYGIAQKLDAGTVWVNKHFDLPPDVPFRGAKQSGLGAELGREGMAEYSQPKIINMATQ, from the coding sequence ATGGCCGATGTCATCAATCCGGCAACGGCAACGGTCGTTGCGAAAGCGCCTGTGGCAGACGCTGCTATTGTCGAAGCCGCCGTCTCAGCAGCGCATGCAGCGTTCGCGAGCTGGTCCATCGTGCCTCAGGCCGAGCGCGGCCAACTTGTCGCGCAACTTGCGAGTGGCATCGAAGCACAAAGCGCAAAGTTTGCTCGACTCCTCGTCGAGGAGCAGGGCAAGCCTCTCGGACTTGCCGAAATGGAAGTCGGGCAAACGGTTTACATTTTGCGCGCGTTTGCGAGCATGGAAACGACCGAGGAAGTCCTTCGCGATAATGAGGGAGAACGCATAGTCGAACATCGCACGCCGCTCGGGGTCGTCGCCATGATTACCCCCTGGAACTTCCCATTGCTTCTGCTGGCCACCAAATTGGCTCCGGGTCTGACTGCCGGCAATTGTGTCGTTGTCAAGCCAGCCCCGTCGACGCCCTTGACAACTCTGCTTCTGGGCGAGCTTTGCGCTGACATTTTCCCTGCCGGTGTCGTGAACATCATCAACGGACCAAGCCAGATCGGAGCGCTGCTGACGGAACACCCACTCATCGCGAAGATCGCGTTTACAGGTTCGACGAGCACGGGGCGCCACGTAATGGCGAGCGCCGCATCGACGATCAAGCGCCTGACCTTGGAACTAGGTGGCAATGACGCTGCCATCGTGATGAACGATATCGATCCTGAGGAAGTCGCCGAGCGCATTTTCGCTGGCGCAATGGTGAACTCGGGCCAAGTCTGTGTCGCCATAAAGCGGGTATATGTTCACGAGAATGTGTACGATGCGGTATGCGAGCGGCTAGCGGCCCTTGCTGAAGCTGCGGTCGTCGGTGATGGTTTTTCTCAAGGTGTGCAATTCGGGCCGTTGCAGAACGAAGCGCAATTTGCGCGCGCAAAAGAGTTTCTCCGGGAGGCTGCGAGAGATGGCACGATCATTGCCGGCGGCGATCCTATCGACCGACCGGGCTATTTCATTCCCCCGACGATCGTTCGTGATATTGACGACAGCGCGCGGCTGGTGACCGAGGAGCAATTTGCTCCCATTCTTCCGATATTGAAGTATGTCGACCTTGACGATGTCATTGCGCGCGCCAATTTTGGTACGTTCGGATTGGCCGCTAGCGTCTGGGGCAAGGATCTCGATGCCGCCTATGGCATCGCTCAAAAGCTCGATGCTGGAACGGTTTGGGTAAACAAGCATTTCGACCTCCCGCCGGATGTGCCTTTCAGGGGGGCAAAGCAGTCGGGCCTCGGCGCAGAGCTCGGCCGCGAGGGCATGGCCGAATACAGCCAGCCCAAGATCATTAACATGGCCACTCAGTAG
- a CDS encoding nitroreductase produces MQAFLEPYRLRPLSEKRATLRVRDRDHASIDDVIRSRTSTRKFRTEPVGEELVREILDAARHAPSGANIQPWRVYVVSGEIQHKIGSTLLLAHETEKDSYASEYAYYAEELPEPYLSRKKDFGRIFYGSLGIEQADMTGRARQTGKNYGFFGAPVGLIVTIDRRLEQGSWLDLGMFLQNIMLSAKGRGLSSCPQETFAKYHKLLRTLLPIADAEMVVCGISMGFEEDGNAIEPRLMPRAPVDEFACFLGFN; encoded by the coding sequence GTGCAGGCATTTTTGGAGCCGTACAGGTTGAGACCTCTCAGTGAAAAACGAGCGACCCTTCGGGTTCGGGATCGTGATCATGCTTCGATCGACGACGTCATCCGGTCGAGGACCTCGACGCGAAAATTCAGGACCGAGCCGGTTGGGGAGGAGCTGGTACGCGAAATCCTCGATGCCGCGCGGCACGCGCCGAGTGGAGCGAACATCCAGCCTTGGCGGGTTTATGTGGTTTCCGGCGAAATTCAGCACAAGATCGGCTCGACTCTCCTCCTGGCGCATGAAACTGAGAAAGACAGCTACGCTTCCGAGTATGCCTATTATGCGGAAGAGCTGCCGGAACCCTATCTTTCCCGGAAGAAGGACTTCGGCAGAATATTCTACGGATCACTGGGAATCGAGCAGGCCGACATGACGGGACGTGCACGACAGACCGGCAAGAACTATGGATTCTTCGGCGCTCCGGTCGGTCTCATCGTGACGATTGATCGACGTCTGGAACAGGGCAGCTGGCTGGATCTGGGAATGTTCCTGCAGAATATCATGCTGAGTGCAAAAGGGCGTGGCCTGAGCAGCTGCCCTCAGGAAACGTTCGCGAAGTACCACAAGCTATTGCGGACACTTCTCCCCATTGCAGATGCGGAAATGGTCGTTTGTGGAATTTCCATGGGCTTTGAGGAGGACGGCAACGCCATTGAACCTCGTTTGATGCCCAGAGCGCCAGTCGATGAATTTGCATGTTTTCTCGGCTTCAATTGA
- a CDS encoding low specificity L-threonine aldolase — protein MHFASDNWGGALPEVAQALVDHCDGFAAAYGNSELDRSLVHRFQEIFEHDLEMFLVGTGTAANSLAMSAAGRPGGVVFSHANAHMFEEECGAIEKIGGGLRITPVEGALGKIAPEKFAAALGRLPEGFVHVGQPSAVTLTQATEWGTLYQLDQIAEIASIARKRNIAVHMDGARFANALVALDVTPADMTWRQGVDMLSFGASKNGCWCAEALLVFNPRYAEHMIYAQKQAGHLFSKSRFISAQLETYLSEDNWRKWARQANRLAAELTAILMRSGAARIAWTPEANIVFAIMKIKEAERLQAAGAFFYRRASLETEIAIAGDEGLYRFVTSPMNDATDLQDFAEILS, from the coding sequence ATGCATTTCGCTTCCGATAACTGGGGGGGCGCCCTTCCTGAAGTGGCTCAGGCTCTCGTCGACCATTGCGACGGCTTCGCCGCCGCATATGGCAATTCCGAACTCGATCGATCGCTCGTCCATCGCTTCCAGGAGATATTCGAGCACGATCTCGAGATGTTTCTCGTGGGAACCGGCACCGCTGCCAACAGTCTTGCGATGTCGGCAGCTGGTCGCCCCGGCGGCGTGGTGTTCAGCCATGCAAATGCGCATATGTTCGAAGAAGAATGTGGAGCCATCGAGAAGATCGGCGGAGGCCTGCGGATCACCCCTGTCGAAGGCGCGCTGGGCAAAATTGCCCCTGAGAAGTTTGCTGCTGCGCTCGGCCGACTGCCGGAGGGCTTTGTCCACGTCGGTCAGCCGTCAGCAGTTACGCTTACACAGGCGACCGAGTGGGGCACCCTCTATCAGCTCGATCAGATTGCTGAAATCGCGTCCATAGCCCGAAAGAGGAATATCGCGGTCCACATGGATGGGGCTCGGTTTGCAAACGCTCTCGTCGCTCTCGATGTCACACCCGCCGACATGACATGGAGGCAGGGCGTCGACATGCTCTCCTTCGGTGCGAGCAAGAATGGCTGCTGGTGCGCCGAAGCGCTCCTCGTATTCAATCCTCGGTATGCGGAACATATGATTTATGCACAAAAGCAGGCCGGGCATCTGTTCTCAAAGTCCCGCTTCATCTCTGCCCAGCTCGAAACCTATCTTTCAGAAGACAATTGGCGGAAGTGGGCGAGGCAGGCTAACAGGCTTGCGGCGGAACTAACTGCAATACTGATGCGATCTGGTGCAGCTCGGATCGCTTGGACGCCCGAAGCCAACATTGTCTTCGCGATCATGAAAATCAAAGAAGCCGAGAGACTTCAAGCGGCTGGAGCCTTCTTCTACAGGCGCGCATCTTTAGAGACCGAAATAGCCATCGCTGGAGACGAGGGCCTATATCGCTTTGTAACAAGTCCAATGAACGATGCGACCGATCTGCAGGACTTCGCGGAAATCCTGAGCTGA
- a CDS encoding DUF4863 family protein, with product MGHRDQLIERSISFLSEVKDMTASRDLEVWLNEKYGPATDTYRELATLIRYGIDEGWAANQEIAGKSYRRSRIIEPGPETFHFSITAVFMDSNDARAIRDADGEIILRGDYHGHPYGELNMVVPIDEGAQLRGLHGWQGPGWTAPDPGSRHYPEVRGGAVIALFYLPAGRISYDFAPPN from the coding sequence ATGGGACATCGCGATCAGCTGATCGAACGCAGCATTTCCTTTCTCTCTGAAGTGAAGGACATGACCGCAAGCCGCGACTTGGAAGTCTGGCTGAACGAGAAGTACGGCCCCGCTACCGACACATATCGTGAACTCGCTACACTCATTCGATACGGCATCGACGAAGGTTGGGCGGCAAACCAGGAGATCGCTGGCAAGAGCTATCGTCGCAGCCGAATCATCGAGCCAGGGCCAGAAACCTTTCATTTCAGCATTACCGCCGTCTTCATGGACAGCAACGATGCGCGTGCCATTCGCGACGCGGACGGAGAGATCATCTTGCGTGGCGACTACCATGGTCATCCCTACGGTGAGTTGAACATGGTGGTTCCGATAGACGAGGGTGCCCAACTCCGCGGCTTGCACGGCTGGCAAGGTCCGGGCTGGACGGCTCCGGACCCAGGAAGTCGGCACTATCCCGAGGTGCGTGGCGGTGCGGTGATTGCATTGTTCTATCTTCCGGCAGGCCGCATCAGCTATGACTTTGCTCCGCCTAACTGA
- a CDS encoding NADPH-dependent FMN reductase codes for MISGSLRAGSYNSALLRLLPSLAPASFAMDTAPSFAEFPFYDADEHQRAGTPEAVLALAEAIRRSDGVVIVSPEYNWTIPGALKNAFDWLSRVENQPLKGKAVALQSASAGPLGGARMQYHMRMMLTFLEANLVATPEIFVGLAPSKFSEDRSQLLDGTLRTMIEAQLRKLEDVIRMTNWANAPDNHAISG; via the coding sequence ATGATCAGCGGGAGCCTCCGGGCAGGGTCTTACAACTCGGCACTCCTCCGCCTGCTCCCGTCGCTCGCACCTGCATCGTTTGCGATGGATACCGCGCCGTCCTTTGCTGAATTTCCATTCTATGACGCCGATGAACATCAGCGCGCCGGGACACCCGAAGCAGTCCTCGCGCTGGCGGAAGCCATTCGCCGCTCCGACGGAGTGGTAATTGTGAGTCCAGAATATAACTGGACCATCCCGGGAGCGCTGAAGAATGCTTTCGACTGGCTTTCGCGAGTCGAGAATCAGCCGCTGAAAGGAAAGGCTGTTGCTCTTCAGTCCGCGAGCGCCGGCCCGCTCGGTGGAGCGCGAATGCAATATCACATGCGGATGATGCTGACCTTTCTTGAGGCCAATCTGGTAGCGACGCCCGAGATTTTCGTGGGTCTGGCGCCAAGCAAGTTCAGCGAGGATCGTTCGCAGCTTCTCGATGGCACCTTGCGTACCATGATCGAAGCTCAGTTGCGAAAGCTGGAGGATGTCATCCGCATGACGAACTGGGCGAATGCGCCTGACAATCACGCGATATCCGGCTGA
- a CDS encoding DUF2817 domain-containing protein — MSKNLQVFNQTYLAARDNFLQATTGKAARIYSIEHPLSGPSGEPLHVDVAVFGSPQAANTVFLTSGVHGPELIAGSACQIDLVNGGKLAALPADVKVVLIHAINPWGSAHGRRYTEDNVDLCRNFTVFPTQTEVSERLIDLQEAIDSASLEPADVAGSDAIIERFIEENGLGAFINVALSGQYHFPSGIGFGGKEPAWSRSTIEQIITEEGRSARHVYMVDYHTGYGPYAHGCVVAMQTGSKLERAHEVFGDWILAPRARPTATTYETTGHTTDGYEAMLPDAEVIAGVLEIGTLPQPQLVAAMINEHRHTRHLASTPDDPRLKAARDAFKAFFAPDDPHWQNYVLHRGEQIFDQVLADISRRLPDRC; from the coding sequence ATGTCTAAAAACCTGCAGGTATTCAATCAAACGTACTTGGCAGCACGTGATAACTTTCTGCAGGCTACGACGGGCAAAGCTGCAAGGATCTATTCGATCGAACATCCACTAAGCGGACCATCCGGTGAGCCTCTACACGTGGATGTAGCTGTCTTCGGATCCCCACAAGCGGCCAACACCGTTTTCCTCACCTCCGGCGTTCATGGCCCTGAACTGATCGCAGGTTCCGCCTGTCAGATCGACCTGGTCAATGGCGGAAAGCTCGCTGCCTTGCCTGCGGACGTCAAGGTCGTGCTGATCCATGCTATCAACCCCTGGGGCTCGGCTCATGGCCGGCGCTATACGGAAGACAATGTAGACCTGTGCCGAAACTTCACCGTATTTCCGACGCAGACAGAGGTTTCGGAAAGGCTCATCGATCTTCAGGAGGCGATCGACTCTGCTTCTCTGGAACCTGCGGATGTCGCAGGTTCCGACGCAATCATTGAAAGGTTCATCGAGGAAAATGGCTTGGGAGCCTTCATCAACGTGGCCCTCTCCGGACAGTATCATTTCCCGAGCGGCATTGGCTTTGGGGGGAAGGAACCGGCCTGGTCCCGCAGCACGATCGAGCAAATCATCACTGAGGAAGGGAGATCAGCGCGGCACGTCTACATGGTAGATTATCACACCGGCTACGGGCCTTACGCTCATGGTTGCGTTGTCGCGATGCAGACGGGCTCGAAGCTCGAACGAGCTCACGAGGTATTCGGCGATTGGATTCTCGCTCCTCGGGCTCGCCCTACCGCCACCACGTATGAAACGACCGGTCACACGACTGATGGTTACGAAGCGATGCTTCCAGACGCGGAAGTAATCGCCGGCGTGCTCGAGATCGGCACGCTACCGCAGCCGCAGCTCGTCGCTGCAATGATCAACGAGCATCGCCATACCCGGCATCTCGCCAGCACGCCTGACGATCCGAGGCTCAAAGCGGCACGCGATGCTTTCAAAGCTTTCTTCGCGCCCGACGATCCGCACTGGCAGAACTATGTTCTGCATCGAGGCGAGCAGATTTTCGACCAGGTGCTCGCAGACATTTCTCGCCGCTTGCCAGACCGATGTTAA
- a CDS encoding DMT family transporter, with the protein MSPFSRSPSGQGASFLVIIFSSTFLMGSSFVATQLLLKSGLPPLLLSGCRFLVATLSLLPFLLMESPRDGFRWRSPRRRDAVLTLLLGLLQIAAVMALVSAAMRFIDAATVAILLFTNPLIVMLVAGRALGEQLNRINRLGMVVGCAGIPVIVGGKITVSANGLIGHGLAIAAAFCWAGATIAHRKFQPNLRPATLNFWQMLVGALTLMSIAQLKCERWPTHLDFAQVIWFLWLSIPASAGSFGLWFVALSKGGATRASSFLFLAPLFTSLLAVPFLGSVLGLHQIIGGALVGLGLYLVNHRSGSRAENPKINTCLLDERSIIFAKEAKASQPHLP; encoded by the coding sequence ATGTCTCCTTTTTCGAGGTCGCCTTCGGGGCAAGGCGCCAGCTTTTTGGTTATAATCTTTTCATCGACCTTCCTAATGGGTTCAAGCTTTGTTGCGACACAGTTGCTCTTGAAGAGTGGCTTGCCTCCGCTGCTGCTATCGGGGTGCCGCTTTCTCGTTGCGACGCTCTCACTTCTCCCGTTTCTTCTGATGGAATCTCCACGCGATGGATTTCGCTGGCGTTCGCCCCGCCGGCGCGATGCAGTCCTGACGCTGCTGCTCGGTCTCCTTCAGATTGCGGCGGTCATGGCGTTGGTGTCTGCAGCTATGCGCTTCATCGATGCTGCGACCGTTGCGATCCTCCTCTTCACGAACCCGTTGATCGTGATGCTCGTCGCAGGAAGGGCGCTGGGTGAGCAGCTCAACCGGATAAATCGCCTTGGCATGGTCGTCGGATGCGCAGGTATCCCCGTCATCGTCGGGGGCAAGATCACGGTGTCCGCAAACGGCTTGATTGGCCACGGGCTGGCTATCGCGGCCGCCTTCTGTTGGGCGGGGGCAACAATTGCACATAGAAAGTTTCAGCCAAACCTGCGGCCTGCCACGCTCAACTTCTGGCAGATGCTCGTTGGTGCCCTAACTCTCATGTCGATCGCGCAGCTTAAGTGTGAGCGCTGGCCGACACATCTCGATTTTGCCCAGGTAATATGGTTTCTCTGGCTTTCCATACCTGCTTCGGCCGGGTCATTTGGGCTTTGGTTCGTCGCTCTGTCCAAGGGTGGGGCAACACGGGCAAGCAGCTTCCTCTTCCTTGCTCCCCTCTTCACATCCCTCCTCGCTGTGCCCTTTCTTGGTTCGGTGCTGGGGCTCCATCAGATTATCGGCGGAGCGCTCGTCGGTCTCGGACTTTATCTGGTCAACCATCGATCGGGCAGCCGAGCCGAAAACCCGAAGATCAACACGTGTCTGCTCGATGAGCGCTCAATCATTTTCGCCAAAGAGGCAAAAGCGTCCCAACCACACCTCCCCTAG
- a CDS encoding LysR family transcriptional regulator, which yields MAPSFKQLDLNLLRVFAAVMEERSALRASRLLCTSQSAVSHALARLRDQLGDDLFLRTRRGLKPTARALELAPEIVAALAIVRTAVERQEFDPATSDRTFTLAASDALSILTVQNLLREFGRSAPGVSLVVKPGTRVDLGEMIDLGRIDVALGSFSEWPEHMRFDPMAAYRDVLISPIGSTPIERSDQLHSRRLAVVSVGGEEEGAIGGFIYERGLGRRTEMYDKAALERAFRNCGLIPRPLLAIPHALLLPELVVEANLTAIIPHPLGAHFCRTHPVRLDKLPYPCASQQIGMIWHQRSDKDEGLIWFRSILRSLVSRLVSDGDQLGGAKS from the coding sequence ATGGCCCCATCGTTCAAACAGCTGGACCTCAACCTCCTTCGCGTTTTCGCGGCGGTCATGGAGGAGCGGAGCGCCCTCCGGGCCAGTCGCCTGCTGTGCACGAGCCAATCGGCGGTCAGCCACGCCCTCGCCCGCCTCCGCGACCAGCTCGGCGACGACCTATTTCTGAGAACACGCAGGGGTCTCAAGCCAACGGCACGCGCGCTGGAACTCGCTCCGGAGATCGTGGCGGCGCTGGCGATAGTTCGGACAGCTGTTGAACGGCAAGAATTTGATCCTGCCACATCGGATCGTACGTTTACGCTGGCCGCGAGCGACGCACTCTCGATACTCACGGTTCAAAACCTGCTGCGCGAGTTCGGGCGCAGCGCGCCCGGTGTATCTCTAGTCGTCAAACCGGGCACGCGCGTGGATCTGGGAGAGATGATTGATCTCGGTCGGATCGATGTGGCCTTGGGAAGCTTCTCAGAATGGCCCGAGCACATGCGGTTCGATCCGATGGCTGCCTATCGCGACGTGCTGATCTCTCCCATTGGCAGCACGCCTATCGAGAGATCCGACCAACTGCATAGCCGGCGACTGGCCGTGGTGTCCGTCGGCGGCGAAGAAGAGGGCGCAATCGGCGGCTTCATCTATGAAAGGGGATTGGGCCGAAGAACCGAGATGTACGACAAGGCAGCACTTGAGCGCGCATTTCGGAATTGCGGCTTGATACCCCGTCCATTGTTGGCCATCCCCCATGCGCTGCTATTGCCCGAGCTTGTCGTGGAGGCAAATCTCACCGCCATCATTCCACACCCGCTAGGCGCACATTTCTGCAGGACCCATCCAGTAAGGCTCGACAAACTTCCCTATCCCTGTGCCTCACAGCAGATCGGCATGATCTGGCACCAGCGATCCGACAAGGATGAAGGATTGATATGGTTCAGAAGCATTTTGCGGAGCTTGGTATCTCGTCTGGTTTCCGACGGCGATCAGTTAGGCGGAGCAAAGTCATAG